In bacterium, one genomic interval encodes:
- a CDS encoding T9SS type A sorting domain-containing protein, whose protein sequence is MTARHLCTIALALLLSTGPAWAFLHDVSIQSFAFNPQSLTVQPGDSVRFTNLDSAPHTVTSTGGIFDSGMLTTNMTFVATFPTAGSYGYVCLFHSNMSGVINVGSSGGGDTSWVEQTSPTSLPLMDVRFIDAQHGWIAGEQGMLRTTNGGETWTLTSTPEDLEAVYFINANEGWACGNDGYLIHTTNGGQSWSPQTSGAGDKLRDIWFADAQNGWAVGKDGIFIRTINGGQTWTPQVSPATDDLRGIHMITATYGWVVGSDGLILFTDDGNNWDIQLSVPGGEEDEFESIYAHDANHAWAVGGQGRIYYTVNGGQDWMQQTSGTTVAIQDVHFSSLENGWACGAGGYLSNAMESGTMWHTQTPPEVLTFNSVFFVSDSLGFLVSGDGRIFRREITGGVSASPEHHHHQSVEFELLNNYPNPFNPATTIEFNLSAAGLTTLTIFDILGQQIAQPVHGQLAAGSHRVEFVASGMPSGAYFYQLSAAGRTETRKMLLLK, encoded by the coding sequence ATGACAGCACGACACCTTTGCACAATCGCCCTGGCACTCCTACTCTCAACGGGACCTGCGTGGGCATTCCTACACGACGTTTCGATCCAGAGTTTCGCCTTTAACCCGCAGTCGCTGACTGTTCAGCCGGGCGATTCGGTTCGTTTTACGAATCTCGACTCTGCGCCGCACACCGTGACCTCTACCGGCGGCATATTTGACAGCGGCATGCTGACGACCAACATGACGTTTGTGGCGACATTCCCGACCGCCGGAAGTTATGGTTATGTGTGCCTCTTCCACTCCAACATGTCCGGCGTCATAAATGTTGGCTCGTCCGGCGGTGGCGACACGAGTTGGGTCGAGCAGACCAGCCCGACCTCGTTGCCTTTGATGGATGTTCGTTTCATCGATGCTCAGCACGGTTGGATTGCTGGTGAGCAAGGGATGCTCCGGACCACGAACGGCGGCGAAACGTGGACCTTGACGTCAACGCCGGAGGATCTTGAAGCCGTCTATTTTATCAACGCCAATGAGGGCTGGGCCTGCGGCAATGACGGCTACCTGATTCACACGACCAACGGCGGCCAATCCTGGTCACCGCAGACTAGTGGCGCTGGCGACAAGTTGCGCGACATCTGGTTCGCCGATGCGCAGAACGGCTGGGCGGTGGGCAAAGACGGCATTTTCATTCGCACGATAAACGGCGGTCAGACGTGGACGCCGCAGGTTAGCCCGGCCACGGACGACTTGCGCGGCATCCACATGATCACGGCAACGTACGGGTGGGTCGTTGGCTCGGACGGACTGATACTCTTCACCGACGATGGCAACAACTGGGATATTCAGCTCAGTGTCCCCGGCGGCGAAGAAGATGAGTTTGAGTCCATCTATGCGCATGACGCCAACCACGCCTGGGCGGTTGGCGGCCAGGGCCGAATCTACTACACGGTTAACGGTGGCCAGGATTGGATGCAGCAGACCAGCGGCACAACGGTCGCAATTCAGGATGTGCACTTTTCCAGCCTTGAAAACGGTTGGGCCTGCGGCGCGGGCGGCTACTTGTCCAATGCCATGGAATCGGGCACGATGTGGCACACGCAGACGCCGCCCGAGGTTCTGACCTTTAATTCGGTGTTCTTTGTGAGTGATTCGCTGGGCTTTCTGGTGTCGGGCGACGGCCGGATTTTCCGCCGGGAAATCACCGGTGGCGTGAGCGCCAGCCCGGAGCACCACCATCATCAGTCTGTCGAGTTCGAACTGCTGAACAATTATCCGAATCCGTTCAATCCTGCCACCACGATAGAATTTAATCTGTCTGCCGCAGGCTTGACAACCTTGACAATTTTTGACATACTGGGTCAGCAGATTGCTCAGCCTGTCCATGGGCAACTGGCAGCCGGGAGCCATCGAGTCGAATTCGTGGCGTCCGGAATGCCCAGCGGCGCGTACTTCTACCAGTTATCGGCCGCGGGCCGCACTGAGACGCGCAAAATGCTGCTGTTGAAATAA
- a CDS encoding YceI family protein, translated as MRTTFLLLVAAAHICLAGDMFTIVQGSSANLVKFISNAPLEQVIGHTSMATGYVTLPDGAQAGQGEVHVDLSSLDTGLSLRNKHMRENHLETDKYPEAVFQLTTLTVPAGQLKDGERTAVQVTGTLSLHGQSKLISPVTWMTRQADELTIESDFTITLSEFNITRPEFLVLKLSDEQQISVKLVGRKSS; from the coding sequence ATGCGAACCACATTTCTTCTTCTCGTTGCCGCGGCCCATATCTGTCTGGCGGGCGACATGTTCACCATCGTGCAGGGCAGTTCGGCCAACTTAGTGAAGTTCATCAGTAATGCGCCGCTGGAACAGGTGATCGGGCACACGTCCATGGCAACGGGCTATGTGACGCTGCCGGACGGCGCACAGGCCGGGCAGGGTGAAGTTCATGTGGATCTGTCGTCGTTGGACACCGGACTGAGCCTGCGCAACAAGCACATGCGCGAAAATCATCTTGAGACGGACAAGTATCCCGAAGCAGTGTTTCAACTGACGACTCTGACTGTGCCAGCGGGCCAACTTAAAGACGGTGAACGCACGGCGGTGCAGGTCACGGGTACGTTATCGCTGCACGGCCAGAGCAAGCTCATCTCGCCTGTCACCTGGATGACCCGGCAAGCCGATGAACTGACCATCGAATCCGACTTCACGATTACGCTCTCTGAATTCAATATAACGCGCCCCGAGTTCCTTGTCCTCAAGTTATCGGATGAGCAGCAAATCAGCGTGAAACTGGTTGGCCGCAAGTCGAGCTGA